The following proteins come from a genomic window of Athalia rosae chromosome 1, iyAthRosa1.1, whole genome shotgun sequence:
- the LOC105683671 gene encoding asparagine synthetase [glutamine-hydrolyzing] isoform X2, whose protein sequence is MLAAQYGDEYETTGDVESIVHMYGRHGADAIRSLDGVFAICLLDVQERKLLVARDPYGVRPLFRIRSDSGILALCSESKGLMGLTKAMDGAKWKMEPFPPGHYEMYDIQQNGTVQLVKTVQYHKPGDKPGFQPCLPWRELSPTDIRKNIRRLMTAAVKKRLMSDRQIGCLLSGGLDSSLVAALLVKLAKENNFPYTVQTFAIGMGESPDIVAARQMAKYIGSEHHEILFTADDVAEVLDKVIYELETFDITTIRASIGMHLISRYIKKNTDTTVIFSGEGSDELAQGYIYFRESPSPKAGHEESLRLLKDIYLFDGLRADRTTSAHGLELRVPFLDQQFTHYYLSLDPSLRQPQDGVEKYLLRSAFDEVNLLPHNILWRHKEAFSDGVASRRKSLFEIVQDIVEDRVDDKELDEAAVAYPHCTPKTKEALYYRKVFEAHYKGQAKDLIPYFWMPRWVQGVTDPSARFIAHYAADIEQ, encoded by the exons ATG TTGGCTGCACAGTACGGAGATGAGTACGAAACCACAGGTGATGTGGAATcaatcgtacatatgtacggacGTCACGGAGCCGATGCGATTCGATCTCTGGATGGGGTTTTCGCAATTTGCTTGCTGGATGTACAAGAGCGAAAATTGTTGGTAGCGAGAGATCCGTACGGTGTCAGACCACTGTTCAGAATACGCAGCGACAGCGGAATACTAGCCTTGTGTTCCGAGAGCAAG GGTCTCATGGGTTTGACGAAAGCGATGGACGGGGCTAAGTGGAAAATGGAACCATTCCCTCCCGGTCATTACGAGATGTACGATATTCAGCAGAACGGAACTGTTCAATTGGTAAAGACGGTTCAGTACCACAAGCCCGGAGATAAGCCAGGTTTTCAACCGTGTTTACCCTGGAGAG AACTGAGTCCTACCGACATTCGAAAGAACATCAGGCGGTTAATGACCGCTGCCGTTAAGAAGCGTCTCATGTCTGACCGGCAAATCGGTTGTTTGTTGTCCGGTGGTCTCGACTCGAGTTTGGTGGCTGCACTTTTGGTGAAGTTGGCGAAGGAGAATAACTTCCCTTACACCGTTCAGACGTTCGCCATTGGTATGGGGGAGAGTCCGGACATCGTTGCGGCACGACAG ATGgcgaaatacataggcagcGAACACCATGAAATATTATTCACCGCCGATGACGTCGCGGAGGTCCTTGATAAAGTCATTTACGAGCTGGAGACCTTTGACATCACCACCATACGAGCCTCCATAGG GATGCATCTGATATCGAGatatataaagaaaaacacgGACACGACCGTAATATTCAGCGGCGAAGGATCTGACGAACTCGCGCAGGGCTACATATACTTCAGAGAATCACCGAGTCCGAAAGCCGGCCACGAGGAATCGTTGAGACTCCTGAAGGACATTTATCTGTTCGACGGGCTGAGAGCAGATCGGACGACGAGTGCCCACGGCCTAGAACTTAGGGTGCCATTTTTGGATCAGCAGTTCACGCACTACTATCTCTCTCTGGATCCATCTTTGAGGCAACCGCAAG ACGGtgtcgaaaaatatttactgCGGTCGGCGTTCGACGAAGTCAACTTATTGCCGCACAACATTTTATGGCGTCACAAGGAAGCCTTCAGCGACGGCGTAGCTTCGAGAAGGAAATCATTATTCGAAATCGTTCAGGACATCGTCGAAGATCGCGTAGATGACAAAGAACTAGACGAGGCTGCTGTTGCCTACCCCCACTGCACCCCAAAAACCAAAGAGGCTCTTTACTACAG gAAAGTATTCGAAGCCCACTACAAAGGACAAGCAAAGGATTTAATCCCATACTTTTGGATGCCACGGTGGGTTCAAGGAGTGACGGATCCGTCCGCCAGATTCATTGCTCATTACGCTGCAGATATTGAACAGTAA
- the LOC105683671 gene encoding asparagine synthetase [glutamine-hydrolyzing] isoform X1, with protein MCGIWALFGFEENTTSQLLCNFQNISHRGPDATRLETVQNIKNCRLGFHRLAIVGGVNGMQPLQIKKYPNIRLLCNGEIYNCNRLAAQYGDEYETTGDVESIVHMYGRHGADAIRSLDGVFAICLLDVQERKLLVARDPYGVRPLFRIRSDSGILALCSESKGLMGLTKAMDGAKWKMEPFPPGHYEMYDIQQNGTVQLVKTVQYHKPGDKPGFQPCLPWRELSPTDIRKNIRRLMTAAVKKRLMSDRQIGCLLSGGLDSSLVAALLVKLAKENNFPYTVQTFAIGMGESPDIVAARQMAKYIGSEHHEILFTADDVAEVLDKVIYELETFDITTIRASIGMHLISRYIKKNTDTTVIFSGEGSDELAQGYIYFRESPSPKAGHEESLRLLKDIYLFDGLRADRTTSAHGLELRVPFLDQQFTHYYLSLDPSLRQPQDGVEKYLLRSAFDEVNLLPHNILWRHKEAFSDGVASRRKSLFEIVQDIVEDRVDDKELDEAAVAYPHCTPKTKEALYYRKVFEAHYKGQAKDLIPYFWMPRWVQGVTDPSARFIAHYAADIEQ; from the exons atGTGTGGTATTTGGGCACTCTTTGGTTTCGAGGAGAATACCACCTCTCAGCTTCTATGTAACTTCCAAAACATTTCTCATCGAGGGCCGGATGCCACGAGATTGGAAACCGTCCAGAACATCAAG aattgcCGACTAGGATTCCATCGTCTCGCTATTGTGGGTGGTGTAAATGGTATGCAGCCCttgcaaataaaaaagtaCCCTAACATACGCCTGCTATGTAACGGTGAAATTTACAACTGCAACAGG TTGGCTGCACAGTACGGAGATGAGTACGAAACCACAGGTGATGTGGAATcaatcgtacatatgtacggacGTCACGGAGCCGATGCGATTCGATCTCTGGATGGGGTTTTCGCAATTTGCTTGCTGGATGTACAAGAGCGAAAATTGTTGGTAGCGAGAGATCCGTACGGTGTCAGACCACTGTTCAGAATACGCAGCGACAGCGGAATACTAGCCTTGTGTTCCGAGAGCAAG GGTCTCATGGGTTTGACGAAAGCGATGGACGGGGCTAAGTGGAAAATGGAACCATTCCCTCCCGGTCATTACGAGATGTACGATATTCAGCAGAACGGAACTGTTCAATTGGTAAAGACGGTTCAGTACCACAAGCCCGGAGATAAGCCAGGTTTTCAACCGTGTTTACCCTGGAGAG AACTGAGTCCTACCGACATTCGAAAGAACATCAGGCGGTTAATGACCGCTGCCGTTAAGAAGCGTCTCATGTCTGACCGGCAAATCGGTTGTTTGTTGTCCGGTGGTCTCGACTCGAGTTTGGTGGCTGCACTTTTGGTGAAGTTGGCGAAGGAGAATAACTTCCCTTACACCGTTCAGACGTTCGCCATTGGTATGGGGGAGAGTCCGGACATCGTTGCGGCACGACAG ATGgcgaaatacataggcagcGAACACCATGAAATATTATTCACCGCCGATGACGTCGCGGAGGTCCTTGATAAAGTCATTTACGAGCTGGAGACCTTTGACATCACCACCATACGAGCCTCCATAGG GATGCATCTGATATCGAGatatataaagaaaaacacgGACACGACCGTAATATTCAGCGGCGAAGGATCTGACGAACTCGCGCAGGGCTACATATACTTCAGAGAATCACCGAGTCCGAAAGCCGGCCACGAGGAATCGTTGAGACTCCTGAAGGACATTTATCTGTTCGACGGGCTGAGAGCAGATCGGACGACGAGTGCCCACGGCCTAGAACTTAGGGTGCCATTTTTGGATCAGCAGTTCACGCACTACTATCTCTCTCTGGATCCATCTTTGAGGCAACCGCAAG ACGGtgtcgaaaaatatttactgCGGTCGGCGTTCGACGAAGTCAACTTATTGCCGCACAACATTTTATGGCGTCACAAGGAAGCCTTCAGCGACGGCGTAGCTTCGAGAAGGAAATCATTATTCGAAATCGTTCAGGACATCGTCGAAGATCGCGTAGATGACAAAGAACTAGACGAGGCTGCTGTTGCCTACCCCCACTGCACCCCAAAAACCAAAGAGGCTCTTTACTACAG gAAAGTATTCGAAGCCCACTACAAAGGACAAGCAAAGGATTTAATCCCATACTTTTGGATGCCACGGTGGGTTCAAGGAGTGACGGATCCGTCCGCCAGATTCATTGCTCATTACGCTGCAGATATTGAACAGTAA
- the LOC105683667 gene encoding polypeptide N-acetylgalactosaminyltransferase 35A isoform X2: MISTRYASFLSGIVIASVTWAFSLYLYSRLSQNTNTANPTTYVSDFSRPLKESVFDQRSNIKHDSSIVRNFEDIFYKGESNGKDAYNFKSKKKYQGFENSNKLLQQLQPVPVKPAVTVGQGLDELGMVKNFEEQQKRDEGYKNYAFNVLVSDQLSVHREIPDTRHKLCPSQIYPEHLPNVSVVICFYNEHFMTLVRSVHSVIDQTPDKLLHEIILVNDWSDDEGLHSKVRQYVLDKFKKKVTLFKTDKREGLIRARMFGARKASGQVLIFLDSHIEVNKMWAEPLLARIAHSKTIVPMPVIDIINADTFQYTGSPLVRGGFNWGLHFKWDNLPVGTLARDEDFVKPIKSPTMAGGLFAIDREYFVQLGEYDAGMDIWGGENLEISFRIWMCGGSIEMIPCSRVGHVFRRRRPYGGDDQHDTMLKNSLRVAHVWMDKYKDYFLRDVKKIDYGDISERVALRQKLKCHDFAWYLETVYPELTLPDDSEKHLKDKWAKVDQVRMQPWHSRKRNYTDQYQIRLTDSGLCVQSEKDIKTRGSKLILAPCLRIKAQMWYETDKRELVLGQMLCLEGSEKMPRLGKCHEMGGSQEWRHKGSNRTPIYNMAAGTCLGVLRNTRGTQVTMDLCTKPDASLMTWDLVRGKLPVRTDR; this comes from the exons atGATATCGACTAGATACGCTTCGTTTCTATCCGGTATCGTGATAGCCTCCGTCACGTGGGCATTTAGTTTATATTTGTATTCGAGATTATCTCAAAACACGAATACCGCAAATCCGACAACTTATgtctctgatttttcgcgaCCACTCAAAGAATCGGTCTTCGATCAAAGATCAAACATTAAGCACGACTCATCGATCGTGCGAAACTTCGAGGACATCTTTTACAAAGGGGAATCGAATGGCAAAGATGCGTACAACTTCaaatcgaagaagaaatatcAGGGCTTTGAAAATagcaataaattattacagCAATTGCAGCCTGTCCCGGTCAAGCCCGCGGTCACCGTTGGCCAAG GCCTGGATGAACTCGgaatggtgaaaaatttcgaggagCAGCAAAAAAGGGACGAAGGGTACAAAAATTACGCTTTCAACGTTCTCGTGTCCGATCAATTGAGTGTTCACAGAGAAATACCTGACACTCGGCACAAGCTTTGCCCCTCGCAGATTTACCCGGAACATTTGCCGAACGTAAGTGTCGTGATTTGCTTCTACAACGAGCATTTCATGACGCTGGTTCGATCGGTACACTCTGTGATCGATCAAACACCGGATAAATTGCTTCACGAAATTATTCTCGTCAACGACTGGAGCGACGACGAAGGATTACACTCGAAAGTCAGACAGTACGTTTTGgataaattcaaaaagaaagTCACCTTGTTCAAAACCGACAAGAGGGAGGGGCTGATCAGGGCGAGGATGTTCGGGGCGAGAAAAGCCAGCGGGCAGGTTTTGATTTTCCTCGACAGTCACATAGAGGTCAATAAGATGTGGGCTGAGCCCCTGCTCGCCAGAATAGCTCATTCGAAAACTATAGTTCCTATGCCAGTGATAGACATCATAAACGCGGACACTTTCCAATACACGGGTAGTCCGTTAGTCAGAGGTGGTTTCAACTGGGGGCTTCACTTCAAATGGGACAATTTGCCGGTCGGAACCCTGGCTCGCGACGAAGATTTCGTCAAACCGATAAA ATCACCGACGATGGCGGGCGGACTGTTCGCGATCGATCGTGAATATTTCGTGCAACTGGGCGAATACGACGCTGGAATGGATATCTGGGGTGGTGAAAACTTGGAGATATCGTTCAGG ATATGGATGTGCGGTGGTTCGATAGAGATGATACCGTGTTCCCGCGTTGGTCACGTTTTCCGTCGACGTCGGCCCTACGGGGGGGACGATCAGCACGATACCATGTTGAAGAATTCGTTACGCGTCGCTCACGTCTGGATGGACAAGTACAAGGATTACTTTTTGAGGGACGTGAAAAAGATCGACTACGGTGACATCTCCGAACGGGTTGCCCTGAGGCAAAAATTGAAGTGTCACGACTTTGCCTGGTATTTGGAAACCGTGTACCCGGAGTTGACATTGCCAGACGACTCGGAGAAGCACTTGAAGGACAAATGGGCGAAAGTTGACCAGGTCCGAATGCAGCCGTGGCATTCGAGAAAGCGAAATTACACCGATCAGTACCAGATCAGACTGACCGATTCTGGTTTATGCGTTCAGAGCGAAAAGGACATCAAGACCAGGGGATCCAAGTTGATACTGGCACCTTGCTTGAGGATCAAGGCTCAG ATGTGGTACGAAACTGACAAAAGGGAGCTGGTTCTCGGTCAGATGTTGTGTCTCGAAGGAAGTGAGAAGATGCCGAGGCTTGGAAAATGCCATGAGATGGGTGGAAGCCAGGAGTGGCGTCACAAGGGATCG AATCGCACTCCGATTTATAATATGGCGGCTGGTACCTGTTTGGGGGTGCTTCGTAACACCAGAGGTACCCAAGTAACGATGGACCTGTGCACGAAGCCGGACGCATCTCTGATGACCTGGGATCTGGTCAGGGGGAAATTGCCCGTCAGAACGGATAGATGA
- the LOC105683667 gene encoding polypeptide N-acetylgalactosaminyltransferase 35A isoform X1 — translation MISTRYASFLSGIVIASVTWAFSLYLYSRLSQNTNTANPTTYVSDFSRPLKESVFDQRSNIKHDSSIVRNFEDIFYKGESNGKDAYNFKSKKKYQGFENSNKLLQQLQPVPVKPAVTVGQGIELGGLDELGMVKNFEEQQKRDEGYKNYAFNVLVSDQLSVHREIPDTRHKLCPSQIYPEHLPNVSVVICFYNEHFMTLVRSVHSVIDQTPDKLLHEIILVNDWSDDEGLHSKVRQYVLDKFKKKVTLFKTDKREGLIRARMFGARKASGQVLIFLDSHIEVNKMWAEPLLARIAHSKTIVPMPVIDIINADTFQYTGSPLVRGGFNWGLHFKWDNLPVGTLARDEDFVKPIKSPTMAGGLFAIDREYFVQLGEYDAGMDIWGGENLEISFRIWMCGGSIEMIPCSRVGHVFRRRRPYGGDDQHDTMLKNSLRVAHVWMDKYKDYFLRDVKKIDYGDISERVALRQKLKCHDFAWYLETVYPELTLPDDSEKHLKDKWAKVDQVRMQPWHSRKRNYTDQYQIRLTDSGLCVQSEKDIKTRGSKLILAPCLRIKAQMWYETDKRELVLGQMLCLEGSEKMPRLGKCHEMGGSQEWRHKGSNRTPIYNMAAGTCLGVLRNTRGTQVTMDLCTKPDASLMTWDLVRGKLPVRTDR, via the exons atGATATCGACTAGATACGCTTCGTTTCTATCCGGTATCGTGATAGCCTCCGTCACGTGGGCATTTAGTTTATATTTGTATTCGAGATTATCTCAAAACACGAATACCGCAAATCCGACAACTTATgtctctgatttttcgcgaCCACTCAAAGAATCGGTCTTCGATCAAAGATCAAACATTAAGCACGACTCATCGATCGTGCGAAACTTCGAGGACATCTTTTACAAAGGGGAATCGAATGGCAAAGATGCGTACAACTTCaaatcgaagaagaaatatcAGGGCTTTGAAAATagcaataaattattacagCAATTGCAGCCTGTCCCGGTCAAGCCCGCGGTCACCGTTGGCCAAGGTATCGAGCTCGGTG GCCTGGATGAACTCGgaatggtgaaaaatttcgaggagCAGCAAAAAAGGGACGAAGGGTACAAAAATTACGCTTTCAACGTTCTCGTGTCCGATCAATTGAGTGTTCACAGAGAAATACCTGACACTCGGCACAAGCTTTGCCCCTCGCAGATTTACCCGGAACATTTGCCGAACGTAAGTGTCGTGATTTGCTTCTACAACGAGCATTTCATGACGCTGGTTCGATCGGTACACTCTGTGATCGATCAAACACCGGATAAATTGCTTCACGAAATTATTCTCGTCAACGACTGGAGCGACGACGAAGGATTACACTCGAAAGTCAGACAGTACGTTTTGgataaattcaaaaagaaagTCACCTTGTTCAAAACCGACAAGAGGGAGGGGCTGATCAGGGCGAGGATGTTCGGGGCGAGAAAAGCCAGCGGGCAGGTTTTGATTTTCCTCGACAGTCACATAGAGGTCAATAAGATGTGGGCTGAGCCCCTGCTCGCCAGAATAGCTCATTCGAAAACTATAGTTCCTATGCCAGTGATAGACATCATAAACGCGGACACTTTCCAATACACGGGTAGTCCGTTAGTCAGAGGTGGTTTCAACTGGGGGCTTCACTTCAAATGGGACAATTTGCCGGTCGGAACCCTGGCTCGCGACGAAGATTTCGTCAAACCGATAAA ATCACCGACGATGGCGGGCGGACTGTTCGCGATCGATCGTGAATATTTCGTGCAACTGGGCGAATACGACGCTGGAATGGATATCTGGGGTGGTGAAAACTTGGAGATATCGTTCAGG ATATGGATGTGCGGTGGTTCGATAGAGATGATACCGTGTTCCCGCGTTGGTCACGTTTTCCGTCGACGTCGGCCCTACGGGGGGGACGATCAGCACGATACCATGTTGAAGAATTCGTTACGCGTCGCTCACGTCTGGATGGACAAGTACAAGGATTACTTTTTGAGGGACGTGAAAAAGATCGACTACGGTGACATCTCCGAACGGGTTGCCCTGAGGCAAAAATTGAAGTGTCACGACTTTGCCTGGTATTTGGAAACCGTGTACCCGGAGTTGACATTGCCAGACGACTCGGAGAAGCACTTGAAGGACAAATGGGCGAAAGTTGACCAGGTCCGAATGCAGCCGTGGCATTCGAGAAAGCGAAATTACACCGATCAGTACCAGATCAGACTGACCGATTCTGGTTTATGCGTTCAGAGCGAAAAGGACATCAAGACCAGGGGATCCAAGTTGATACTGGCACCTTGCTTGAGGATCAAGGCTCAG ATGTGGTACGAAACTGACAAAAGGGAGCTGGTTCTCGGTCAGATGTTGTGTCTCGAAGGAAGTGAGAAGATGCCGAGGCTTGGAAAATGCCATGAGATGGGTGGAAGCCAGGAGTGGCGTCACAAGGGATCG AATCGCACTCCGATTTATAATATGGCGGCTGGTACCTGTTTGGGGGTGCTTCGTAACACCAGAGGTACCCAAGTAACGATGGACCTGTGCACGAAGCCGGACGCATCTCTGATGACCTGGGATCTGGTCAGGGGGAAATTGCCCGTCAGAACGGATAGATGA
- the LOC125499715 gene encoding uncharacterized protein LOC125499715: MFEQTTPALVSAVFVKNIVGNVNRMWYCNSFARNVPTLYRFCTPVNVTLRSVILFTLFSTSRLWFATIFKFDIHEGNEARQSSGRLNNFIIRYHFPNITVSAYSYRK, from the exons ATGTTTGAACAAACAACTCCGGCCCTTGTGTCTGCTGTGTTCGTTAAAAATATAGTTGGCAATGTGAATCGAATGTGGTATTGTAATTCATTTGCCAGAAATGTGCCGACGTTATACAGATTTTGTACACCGGTTAACGTCACTCTTCGATCGGTGATTCTTTTTACCTTATTTTCAACGTCGCGTCTTTG GTTCGCTACAATATTCAAGTTCGATATACACGAAGGGAACGAAGCACGACAGTCGAGCGGTCGTCTTAACAACTTTATAATTAGATACCATTTTCCTAACATCAC AGTCTCCGCATACTCTTATcgcaaataa